The following are from one region of the Populus trichocarpa isolate Nisqually-1 chromosome 8, P.trichocarpa_v4.1, whole genome shotgun sequence genome:
- the LOC7490909 gene encoding uncharacterized protein LOC7490909 isoform X2, translating to MPSVGLRRTTRVFSVVKGVDGARVLRSGRRLWPESGDGKLRRSSDGDELYQTIIKNTNNHIKNQNSNSNLKYKENNGWTHDVKLKKDRGIVIAIAAPKKIKRVKSEKEKFGIVYSRKRKRLGGEKSENPEDKKFGIQFSRRQRRREGSESQESLVCTPQLVALVEGCSSSNGWLSCFLSSVLGHAMRVSLSLSELADFLLSDPISSVFASNGLHFVRDLPSDRIGICKFFETRQLLPMFSVDFSAIPSCFAFMHLSLFVKFRCLSLIPVNNSVDGDDDDDEIMSESKGDQSCTSTKTDFTQKITVVPKTDSYGCRVVLHPSVRASKLTGRNTQHRNGLNSRGIQKRRSSLRRGRPRNSSIGGLHKANGALVSDLISSRKIGIPFSSVVSKEKLRRSIQSSPAASIKELNCAAVGVKKGMNLSSCSANILITETDRCYRIEGATVMLEFTDSKEWVLVVKKNGLTRYSHLAQKIMRTCVSNRFTHDIIWNGDDNWKLEFPNRQDWFIFKELYKECSDHNVPASVSKAIPVPGVRGVLDNGDCGSAPFSRPYAYISSNNDEVARALSRSTASYDMDSEDEEWLKKYNKEFLAESDHLSEDNFELMIDALERSYFCDPDDFTDESAAAKYCKDFGRRELAKAVYGYWMKKRKQKRSPLLRVFQGHQAKKTPLIPKPVLRKRRSFKRPPSQFGRGKQPSLLQD from the exons ATGCCGTCGGTGGGGTTGCGAAGGACGACGAGGGTGTTTAGCGTGGTTAAAGGTGTCGATGGAGCCCGGGTTCTGCGGTCTGGGCGGCGTTTATGGCCAGAATCCGGTGATGGAAAGCTCAGGAGAAGCAGTGATGGGGACGAGTTGTATCAGACAATAATCAAGAACACCAACAACCATATCAAGAATCAAAATAGCAATAGTAATCTTAAGTACAAGGAGAATAATGGGTGGACCCATGATGTTAAACTGAAAAAAGATCGAGGTATTGTCATTGCCATTGCAGCTCCAAAGAAAATTAAGAGGGTAAAGAGTGAGAAGGAGAAATTTGGAATTGTTTATAGTAGGAAAAGGAAGAGACTTGGTGGTGAGAAGAGCGAAAACCCCGAGGATAAAAAGTTTGGGATTCAGTTTTCACGTAGGCAGCGAAGGAGGGAGGGCAGTGAGAGCCAGGAGAGTCTTGTGTGTACTCCTCAGCTTGTCGCCTTAGTTGAGGGTTGTAGTAGTAGTAATGGTTGGTTGTCTTGTTTTTTGAGTTCAGTTTTGGGGCATGCCATGAGAGTCAGTTTGAGTCTTTCTGAGCTTGCTGATTTTCTCTTGTCGGATCCAATTAGCAGTGTTTTTGCCTCAAATGGACTACATTTTGTGCGG GACCTTCCTTCTGATAGAATTGGAATTTGCAAGTTTTTCGAGACTAGGCAGCTTCTGCCGATGTTTTCTGTGGATTTTTCTGCAATCCCTTCATGTTTTGCGTTCATGCATCTCAGTTTGTTTGTTAAGTTTAGATGTCTGTCTCTTATACCTGTAAATAACTCGGTGGAtggggatgatgatgatgatgaaatcatGAGTGAAAGTAAAGGAGATCAATCATGCACGTCCACAAAGACTGATTTCACTCAGAAAATTACAGTTGTGCCCAAAACTGATAGTTATGGGTGTAGGGTGGTGTTACATCCATCTGTTAGAGCTTCCAAGTTGACTGGTCGAAACACCCAGCACAGAAATGGATTAAATTCCCGTGGTATTCAGAAAAGGAGGAGCTCACTCAGGAGAGGGAGACCTAGAAATTCTTCCATAGGTGGCTTGCACAAAGCTAATGGTGCTCTAGTTTCTGATTTAATTAGTAGTAGGAAAATTGGCATCCCTTTCTCCTCTGTTGTGTCTAAGGAAAAGCTTAGAAGGTCAATTCAAAGTAGCCCTGCAGCAAGCATCAAAGAACTGAATTGTGCTGCAGTTGGAGTAAAGAAGGGCATGAACCTATCTAGCTGCTCTGCAAATATTCTGATTACTGAAACAGACAGATGTTATAGGATAGAAGGGGCCACTGTCATGTTAGAATTTACTGATTCAAAGGAGTGGGTGCTTGTGGTTAAGAAAAATGGGTTAACTCGATACTCTCACCTGGCTCAGAAAATTATGAGGACTTGTGTTTCGAACCGTTTCACTCATGATATAATTTGGAATGGGGATGACAACTGGAAACTAGAATTCCCAAACAGACAGGACTGGTTCATTTTCAAGGAATTGTACAAGGAATGCTCTGATCACAATGTTCCTGCTTCTGTTTCAAAGGCCATACCTGTCCCTGGAGTAAGGGGAGTGTTAGACAATGGTGATTGTGGCAGTGCTCCCTTTTCTAGACCATATGCATACATCTCTTCTAATAATGATGAGGTAGCTAGAGCTTTGTCAAGGAGCACGGCAAGTTATGACATGGATTCTGAAGATGAGGAATGGCTTAAGAAGTACAATAAAGAGTTTTTAGCAGAATCTGATCATCTTTCGGAGGATAACTTTGAGTTGATGATCGATGCCCTTGAGAGGTCATATTTCTGTGATCCAGATGACTTCACTGATGAGAGTGCAGCAGCGAAATATTGTAAGGATTTTGGTAGAAGGGAATTGGCTAAAGCTGTGTATGGCTACTGGATGAAAAAACGGAAGCAGAAACGATCACCACTGCTTCGGGTTTTTCAG GGACATCAAGCAAAGAAAACCCCACTGATTCCGAAACCTGTACTGCGTAAGAGAAGGTCATTCAAACGACCTCCCAGTCAGTTTGGAAGAGGCAAGCAACCAAGTCTATTGCAAG ATTAG
- the LOC7490909 gene encoding uncharacterized protein LOC7490909 isoform X3 — protein MDRCFLTFKHDEPNQNRLLLLRFQLRYAIFCQFESSRQSKWCGPIGANFWAGTMPLEVTAIWHAHINLHLTSPSLGLSFPCIEDLPSDRIGICKFFETRQLLPMFSVDFSAIPSCFAFMHLSLFVKFRCLSLIPVNNSVDGDDDDDEIMSESKGDQSCTSTKTDFTQKITVVPKTDSYGCRVVLHPSVRASKLTGRNTQHRNGLNSRGIQKRRSSLRRGRPRNSSIGGLHKANGALVSDLISSRKIGIPFSSVVSKEKLRRSIQSSPAASIKELNCAAVGVKKGMNLSSCSANILITETDRCYRIEGATVMLEFTDSKEWVLVVKKNGLTRYSHLAQKIMRTCVSNRFTHDIIWNGDDNWKLEFPNRQDWFIFKELYKECSDHNVPASVSKAIPVPGVRGVLDNGDCGSAPFSRPYAYISSNNDEVARALSRSTASYDMDSEDEEWLKKYNKEFLAESDHLSEDNFELMIDALERSYFCDPDDFTDESAAAKYCKDFGRRELAKAVYGYWMKKRKQKRSPLLRVFQGHQAKKTPLIPKPVLRKRRSFKRPPSQFGRGKQPSLLQAMAAEKDALHSALRKVEEARNSVKRSVEAAMLKRQKAQLLMKNADLATFKAAMALKIAEAALAASSTDVAVTHFCD, from the exons ATGGACCGCTGCTTCTTGACATTCAAACATGacgaaccaaaccaaaacagACTCTTGCTCCTGCGTTTTCAACTCCGATATgctatattttgtcaatttgaaAGCTCAAG GCAGTCTAAATGGTGTGGACCCATCGGCGCAAATTTCTGGGCCGGCACAATGCCATTGGAAGTTACTGCAATTTGGCATGCACACATCAATTTGCACCTAACGAGTCCAAGTCTTGGTCTTTCTTTCCCCTGCATCGAG GACCTTCCTTCTGATAGAATTGGAATTTGCAAGTTTTTCGAGACTAGGCAGCTTCTGCCGATGTTTTCTGTGGATTTTTCTGCAATCCCTTCATGTTTTGCGTTCATGCATCTCAGTTTGTTTGTTAAGTTTAGATGTCTGTCTCTTATACCTGTAAATAACTCGGTGGAtggggatgatgatgatgatgaaatcatGAGTGAAAGTAAAGGAGATCAATCATGCACGTCCACAAAGACTGATTTCACTCAGAAAATTACAGTTGTGCCCAAAACTGATAGTTATGGGTGTAGGGTGGTGTTACATCCATCTGTTAGAGCTTCCAAGTTGACTGGTCGAAACACCCAGCACAGAAATGGATTAAATTCCCGTGGTATTCAGAAAAGGAGGAGCTCACTCAGGAGAGGGAGACCTAGAAATTCTTCCATAGGTGGCTTGCACAAAGCTAATGGTGCTCTAGTTTCTGATTTAATTAGTAGTAGGAAAATTGGCATCCCTTTCTCCTCTGTTGTGTCTAAGGAAAAGCTTAGAAGGTCAATTCAAAGTAGCCCTGCAGCAAGCATCAAAGAACTGAATTGTGCTGCAGTTGGAGTAAAGAAGGGCATGAACCTATCTAGCTGCTCTGCAAATATTCTGATTACTGAAACAGACAGATGTTATAGGATAGAAGGGGCCACTGTCATGTTAGAATTTACTGATTCAAAGGAGTGGGTGCTTGTGGTTAAGAAAAATGGGTTAACTCGATACTCTCACCTGGCTCAGAAAATTATGAGGACTTGTGTTTCGAACCGTTTCACTCATGATATAATTTGGAATGGGGATGACAACTGGAAACTAGAATTCCCAAACAGACAGGACTGGTTCATTTTCAAGGAATTGTACAAGGAATGCTCTGATCACAATGTTCCTGCTTCTGTTTCAAAGGCCATACCTGTCCCTGGAGTAAGGGGAGTGTTAGACAATGGTGATTGTGGCAGTGCTCCCTTTTCTAGACCATATGCATACATCTCTTCTAATAATGATGAGGTAGCTAGAGCTTTGTCAAGGAGCACGGCAAGTTATGACATGGATTCTGAAGATGAGGAATGGCTTAAGAAGTACAATAAAGAGTTTTTAGCAGAATCTGATCATCTTTCGGAGGATAACTTTGAGTTGATGATCGATGCCCTTGAGAGGTCATATTTCTGTGATCCAGATGACTTCACTGATGAGAGTGCAGCAGCGAAATATTGTAAGGATTTTGGTAGAAGGGAATTGGCTAAAGCTGTGTATGGCTACTGGATGAAAAAACGGAAGCAGAAACGATCACCACTGCTTCGGGTTTTTCAG GGACATCAAGCAAAGAAAACCCCACTGATTCCGAAACCTGTACTGCGTAAGAGAAGGTCATTCAAACGACCTCCCAGTCAGTTTGGAAGAGGCAAGCAACCAAGTCTATTGCAAG CAATGGCAGCTGAAAAAGATGCTTTGCATAGTGCCTTGCGTAAAGTTGAAGAAGCCAGAAATTCAGTGAAAAGATCTGTAGAAGCCGCCATGCTCAAGCGTCAAAAGGCACAGTTGCTCATGAAGAATGCAGATTTGGCAACCTTCAAAGCTGCAATGGCGCTTAAAATTGCTGAAGCTGCTCTTGCTGCCAGCTCAACAGATGTCGCTGTCACTCACTTTTGCGATTGA
- the LOC7490908 gene encoding neutral/alkaline invertase 3, chloroplastic: MATSDAVLQVLSGAGPRSFSSDLCFNNLDLAFRSKHIKYVKKRASRHMKMLECSSVQQNCIGKHWFKRSGDGDLSVNATIKRLQLLRCKCQKAERVSGVTTEGGNGTWFVDSAKTLNLNGAVNTPGVLELGDTQQLMREKEVLTSNGSANKEEESLATNGAVGTGRDASRKVSVDPTEEEAWELLRDSVVHYCGSPIGTIAANDPTSSSVLNYDQVFIRDFIPSGIAFLLKGEYDIVRNFLLHTLQLQSWEKTMDCHSPGQGLMPASFKVRTFPLDGDDSATEEVLDPDFGEAAIGRVAPVDSGLWWIILLRAYGKCSGDLSVQERIDVQTGIKMILRLCLADGFDMFPTLLVTDGSCMIDRRMGIHGHPLEIQALFYSALLCAKEMLAPEDGSADLLRALNNRLVALSFHIREYYWIDLRKLNEIYRYKTEEYSYDAVNKFNIYPDQVSPWLVEWMPNQGGYLIGNLQPAHMDFRFFSLGNIWSVVSGLATRDQSNAILDLIEAKWSDLVADMPLKICYPALEGQEWQIITGSDPKNTPWSYHNAGSWPTLLWQLTVACIKMNRPEIAARAVDIAEKRISRDKWPEYYDTKKARFIGKQARLFQTWSIAGYLVAKLLLADPSAARMLVTDEDPELVNAFSCMISSNPRRKRGQKNSKKPFIV; the protein is encoded by the exons ATGGCGACTTCGGATGCAGTTCTGCAAGTTTTGTCTGGGGCTGGTCCTCGCAGTTTCAGTTCTGACCTTTGTTTTAACAATTTAGATTTGGCATTCCGTTCTAAGCATATAAAATATGTAAAGAAAAGGGCCTCAAGGCATATGAAAATGCTCGAGTGTTCGAGTGTTCAGCAGAATTGTATAGGAAAACATTGGTTTAAGAGATCAGGTGACGGTGATCTGTCTGTGAATGCAACGATCAAGAGACTGCAGCTTCTGAGGTGCAAATGCCAGAAGGCAGAAAGAGTTAGTGGTGTAACTACAGAAGGAGGAAATGGAACATGGTTTGTAGATAGTGCAAAGACGTTAAACCTGAATGGGGCGGTGAACACACCGGGTGTATTGGAGCTTGGGGACACTCAACAGTTGATGCGGGAAAAGGAGGTTTTGACATCTAATGGTTCAGCAAATAAGGAAGAGGAGAGTTTGGCAACTAATGGTGCTGTAGGAACAGGTAGAGATGCCTCTCGCAAGGTTAGTGTAGACCCTACTGAGGAAGAAGCATGGGAGCTACTGCGGGATTCTGTAGTTCATTATTGTGGCAGTCCAATTGGAACGATTGCTGCCAATGATCCCACCAGTTCCAGTGTGTTGAATTATGACCAGGTCTTCATTAGAGACTTCATACCTTCTGGTATTGCTTTTCTTTTGAAGGGAGAATATGATATTGTCCGGAACTTCCTCCTTCATACGCTTCAGTTGCAG AGTTGGGAGAAAACAATGGACTGTCACAGTCCTGGACAGGGATTAATGCCTGCTAGTTTCAAGGTGCGCACTTTTCCTTTGGATGGTGATGATTCTGCAACAGAGGAGGTATTGGATCCTGACTTTGGAGAGGCAGCAATTGGCCGTGTTGCACCAGTTGATTCTG GATTATGGTGGATTATCTTGTTACGTGCATATGGGAAATGCTCTGGTGATCTCTCAGTTCAGGAGAGGATCGATGTGCAAACTGGAATTAAGATGATTCTGAGGTTATGTCTTGCTGATGGTTTTGACATGTTCCCAACATTGTTGGTGACAGATGGTTCTTGCATGATAGATCGCAGAATGGGAATTCATGGGCACCCTCTAGAAATCCAG GCACTCTTTTATTCCGCCTTACTTTGTGCAAAGGAGATGCTCGCCCCAGAGGATGGATCAGCTGATCTCTTACGAGCTTTGAACAATCGTCTAGTAGCTCTGTCGTTCCATATCAGAGAGTATTACTGGATcgatttaagaaaattaaatgaaatttaccGTTACAAGACTGAAGAGTACTCTTATGATGCAGTTAATAAGTTCAACATTTACCCAGATCAGGTTTCTCCTTGGTTGGTGGAATGGATGCCCAACCAAGGAGGCTACCTTATTGGAAACTTGCAACCAGCTCATATGGATTTCCGATTCTTTTCTCTTGGAAACATATGGTCTGTTGTAAGTGGTCTTGCAACAAGAGATCAGTCAAATGCGATATTGGATCTCATTGAAGCCAAGTGGTCAGATTTGGTAGCAGACATGCCATTGAAGATTTGCTATCCAGCTCTTGAAGGTCAGGAGTGGCAAATTATCACTGGAAGTGATCCTAAGAACAC GCCTTGGTCTTACCACAATGCAGGTTCCTGGCCAACTCTTCTGTGGCAG CTGACAGTTGCATGCATAAAGATGAATAGACCAGAAATAGCAGCAAGAGCAGTCGATATTGCTGAGAAACGCATATCAAGAGACAAATGGCCTGAATATTATGACACCAAAAAGGCAAGGTTCATTGGAAAACAAGCACGCCTGTTCCAGACATGGTCCATTGCTGGATACCTTGTGGCTAAGCTCTTGCTTGCAGACCCAAGTGCAGCCAGGATGCTCGTAACTGATGAAGATCCTGAGCTTGTCAATGCCTTCTCCTGCATGATCAGTTCTAATCCAAGGAGAAAGCGTGGTCAGAAGAATTCGAAAAAGCCATTCATAGTATGA
- the LOC7490909 gene encoding uncharacterized protein LOC7490909 isoform X1, producing the protein MPSVGLRRTTRVFSVVKGVDGARVLRSGRRLWPESGDGKLRRSSDGDELYQTIIKNTNNHIKNQNSNSNLKYKENNGWTHDVKLKKDRGIVIAIAAPKKIKRVKSEKEKFGIVYSRKRKRLGGEKSENPEDKKFGIQFSRRQRRREGSESQESLVCTPQLVALVEGCSSSNGWLSCFLSSVLGHAMRVSLSLSELADFLLSDPISSVFASNGLHFVRDLPSDRIGICKFFETRQLLPMFSVDFSAIPSCFAFMHLSLFVKFRCLSLIPVNNSVDGDDDDDEIMSESKGDQSCTSTKTDFTQKITVVPKTDSYGCRVVLHPSVRASKLTGRNTQHRNGLNSRGIQKRRSSLRRGRPRNSSIGGLHKANGALVSDLISSRKIGIPFSSVVSKEKLRRSIQSSPAASIKELNCAAVGVKKGMNLSSCSANILITETDRCYRIEGATVMLEFTDSKEWVLVVKKNGLTRYSHLAQKIMRTCVSNRFTHDIIWNGDDNWKLEFPNRQDWFIFKELYKECSDHNVPASVSKAIPVPGVRGVLDNGDCGSAPFSRPYAYISSNNDEVARALSRSTASYDMDSEDEEWLKKYNKEFLAESDHLSEDNFELMIDALERSYFCDPDDFTDESAAAKYCKDFGRRELAKAVYGYWMKKRKQKRSPLLRVFQGHQAKKTPLIPKPVLRKRRSFKRPPSQFGRGKQPSLLQAMAAEKDALHSALRKVEEARNSVKRSVEAAMLKRQKAQLLMKNADLATFKAAMALKIAEAALAASSTDVAVTHFCD; encoded by the exons ATGCCGTCGGTGGGGTTGCGAAGGACGACGAGGGTGTTTAGCGTGGTTAAAGGTGTCGATGGAGCCCGGGTTCTGCGGTCTGGGCGGCGTTTATGGCCAGAATCCGGTGATGGAAAGCTCAGGAGAAGCAGTGATGGGGACGAGTTGTATCAGACAATAATCAAGAACACCAACAACCATATCAAGAATCAAAATAGCAATAGTAATCTTAAGTACAAGGAGAATAATGGGTGGACCCATGATGTTAAACTGAAAAAAGATCGAGGTATTGTCATTGCCATTGCAGCTCCAAAGAAAATTAAGAGGGTAAAGAGTGAGAAGGAGAAATTTGGAATTGTTTATAGTAGGAAAAGGAAGAGACTTGGTGGTGAGAAGAGCGAAAACCCCGAGGATAAAAAGTTTGGGATTCAGTTTTCACGTAGGCAGCGAAGGAGGGAGGGCAGTGAGAGCCAGGAGAGTCTTGTGTGTACTCCTCAGCTTGTCGCCTTAGTTGAGGGTTGTAGTAGTAGTAATGGTTGGTTGTCTTGTTTTTTGAGTTCAGTTTTGGGGCATGCCATGAGAGTCAGTTTGAGTCTTTCTGAGCTTGCTGATTTTCTCTTGTCGGATCCAATTAGCAGTGTTTTTGCCTCAAATGGACTACATTTTGTGCGG GACCTTCCTTCTGATAGAATTGGAATTTGCAAGTTTTTCGAGACTAGGCAGCTTCTGCCGATGTTTTCTGTGGATTTTTCTGCAATCCCTTCATGTTTTGCGTTCATGCATCTCAGTTTGTTTGTTAAGTTTAGATGTCTGTCTCTTATACCTGTAAATAACTCGGTGGAtggggatgatgatgatgatgaaatcatGAGTGAAAGTAAAGGAGATCAATCATGCACGTCCACAAAGACTGATTTCACTCAGAAAATTACAGTTGTGCCCAAAACTGATAGTTATGGGTGTAGGGTGGTGTTACATCCATCTGTTAGAGCTTCCAAGTTGACTGGTCGAAACACCCAGCACAGAAATGGATTAAATTCCCGTGGTATTCAGAAAAGGAGGAGCTCACTCAGGAGAGGGAGACCTAGAAATTCTTCCATAGGTGGCTTGCACAAAGCTAATGGTGCTCTAGTTTCTGATTTAATTAGTAGTAGGAAAATTGGCATCCCTTTCTCCTCTGTTGTGTCTAAGGAAAAGCTTAGAAGGTCAATTCAAAGTAGCCCTGCAGCAAGCATCAAAGAACTGAATTGTGCTGCAGTTGGAGTAAAGAAGGGCATGAACCTATCTAGCTGCTCTGCAAATATTCTGATTACTGAAACAGACAGATGTTATAGGATAGAAGGGGCCACTGTCATGTTAGAATTTACTGATTCAAAGGAGTGGGTGCTTGTGGTTAAGAAAAATGGGTTAACTCGATACTCTCACCTGGCTCAGAAAATTATGAGGACTTGTGTTTCGAACCGTTTCACTCATGATATAATTTGGAATGGGGATGACAACTGGAAACTAGAATTCCCAAACAGACAGGACTGGTTCATTTTCAAGGAATTGTACAAGGAATGCTCTGATCACAATGTTCCTGCTTCTGTTTCAAAGGCCATACCTGTCCCTGGAGTAAGGGGAGTGTTAGACAATGGTGATTGTGGCAGTGCTCCCTTTTCTAGACCATATGCATACATCTCTTCTAATAATGATGAGGTAGCTAGAGCTTTGTCAAGGAGCACGGCAAGTTATGACATGGATTCTGAAGATGAGGAATGGCTTAAGAAGTACAATAAAGAGTTTTTAGCAGAATCTGATCATCTTTCGGAGGATAACTTTGAGTTGATGATCGATGCCCTTGAGAGGTCATATTTCTGTGATCCAGATGACTTCACTGATGAGAGTGCAGCAGCGAAATATTGTAAGGATTTTGGTAGAAGGGAATTGGCTAAAGCTGTGTATGGCTACTGGATGAAAAAACGGAAGCAGAAACGATCACCACTGCTTCGGGTTTTTCAG GGACATCAAGCAAAGAAAACCCCACTGATTCCGAAACCTGTACTGCGTAAGAGAAGGTCATTCAAACGACCTCCCAGTCAGTTTGGAAGAGGCAAGCAACCAAGTCTATTGCAAG CAATGGCAGCTGAAAAAGATGCTTTGCATAGTGCCTTGCGTAAAGTTGAAGAAGCCAGAAATTCAGTGAAAAGATCTGTAGAAGCCGCCATGCTCAAGCGTCAAAAGGCACAGTTGCTCATGAAGAATGCAGATTTGGCAACCTTCAAAGCTGCAATGGCGCTTAAAATTGCTGAAGCTGCTCTTGCTGCCAGCTCAACAGATGTCGCTGTCACTCACTTTTGCGATTGA